The following coding sequences are from one Pseudonocardia sp. EC080619-01 window:
- a CDS encoding phosphatidylglycerol lysyltransferase domain-containing protein: MSGAEFDGDRHDAGRVAPPRPDADARRRRLSEAAVVRAVVWAARIVGLLTVVSAVLPAPRRLLGGELRSTLGLPAGVGLAALVVTTVAGAGLLFLATGLRRRKQRAWWVATGVTTVLVVVNVVHVLDQRRGLAPTVLVGALLVALLATRRHFVARQDPGGPGRAVRSFVQFGLSGFLVVWVLLAVNPRRLLDDPSVAAQAAHAGLSLIGVTGPVAFVPGAAWLDDLTAAAGLTFGVVAVVTAGYHLLRSPEPRPSLEPGDEQQLRSLLGRPGGDSLGYFALRRDKAAVFSHGGSSAVSYRVLAGVALASGDPVGDVGAWPGAIEEFLGQYTRYGWSPAVLGCSERGATAWAKAGLDALELGDEAVLDTATFTLDGRPMRGVRQTVARMQRSGHTVTVARLSEHTPDELAAIAERAHRWRGDDHERGFSMASSRVADPADPDAVVVTALRDGEPTGMLQLVPWGPDGLSLDLMVRAAGADNGINELMIAELLAAAPGLGVTRVSLNFAVFRSALERGERIGAGPVARTWARLLRIASRWWQIDSLYRFNAKFRPAWYPRYVLFPAVRDLPRILFVVLEAEGFGGRPPAVQRLLRR; this comes from the coding sequence GTGTCGGGGGCCGAGTTCGACGGGGACCGCCACGATGCCGGGCGCGTCGCCCCTCCACGCCCCGATGCGGACGCGCGGCGGCGACGGCTGTCGGAGGCCGCCGTCGTCCGGGCGGTGGTATGGGCGGCCCGGATCGTCGGGCTGCTCACCGTCGTCTCCGCGGTGCTCCCCGCTCCGCGCCGCCTGCTGGGCGGAGAGCTGCGCAGCACACTCGGTCTGCCTGCGGGCGTCGGCCTGGCCGCGCTCGTCGTGACGACGGTGGCGGGCGCAGGCCTGCTGTTCCTCGCCACCGGCCTGCGGCGGCGCAAGCAGCGCGCGTGGTGGGTCGCGACCGGGGTCACGACCGTCCTCGTCGTGGTCAACGTCGTGCACGTCCTGGACCAGCGGCGCGGCCTCGCCCCGACCGTGCTGGTGGGAGCGTTGCTGGTGGCGTTGCTCGCGACCCGGCGACACTTCGTCGCGCGGCAGGATCCGGGCGGGCCGGGGCGCGCGGTGCGGTCCTTCGTCCAGTTCGGGCTGTCCGGGTTCCTCGTCGTCTGGGTGCTGCTCGCCGTCAATCCCCGACGGCTGCTCGACGACCCGTCGGTCGCCGCGCAGGCCGCGCACGCCGGTCTCTCCCTGATCGGTGTCACCGGCCCGGTGGCGTTCGTGCCCGGCGCGGCCTGGCTGGACGATCTCACCGCCGCAGCCGGGCTGACCTTCGGGGTCGTCGCCGTCGTCACCGCGGGGTACCACCTGCTGCGCTCACCGGAGCCGCGGCCGTCGCTGGAACCGGGCGACGAGCAGCAGTTGCGCTCCCTGCTCGGCCGGCCCGGCGGGGACTCGCTCGGCTACTTCGCGCTGCGCCGGGACAAGGCGGCGGTGTTCTCCCACGGTGGCAGCTCCGCGGTGTCCTACCGCGTGCTGGCCGGGGTCGCGCTCGCCTCCGGCGACCCGGTCGGCGACGTCGGCGCCTGGCCCGGCGCCATCGAGGAGTTCCTCGGGCAGTACACGCGTTACGGCTGGTCGCCCGCCGTGCTGGGCTGCTCCGAACGCGGTGCGACGGCGTGGGCGAAGGCCGGGCTGGACGCGCTGGAGCTGGGCGACGAGGCCGTCCTCGACACGGCGACCTTCACCCTGGACGGGCGCCCGATGCGCGGGGTCCGGCAGACGGTCGCCCGGATGCAGCGGAGCGGGCACACGGTCACCGTCGCGCGGCTCTCCGAGCACACCCCCGACGAGCTCGCCGCGATCGCCGAGCGGGCGCACCGCTGGCGCGGCGACGACCACGAGCGCGGGTTCTCGATGGCGTCGTCGCGGGTCGCGGACCCCGCCGACCCGGACGCCGTGGTCGTCACCGCGCTCCGCGACGGCGAGCCGACCGGCATGCTGCAGCTGGTCCCCTGGGGTCCCGACGGCCTCTCGCTGGACCTGATGGTCCGCGCGGCCGGCGCGGACAACGGCATCAACGAGCTGATGATCGCCGAGCTCCTGGCGGCGGCGCCGGGGCTCGGCGTGACGCGGGTGTCGCTGAACTTCGCCGTGTTCCGCTCCGCGCTCGAACGGGGCGAGCGGATCGGCGCCGGACCGGTGGCGCGGACCTGGGCGCGGCTGCTGCGGATCGCGTCGCGGTGGTGGCAGATCGACTCGCTCTACCGGTTCAACGCCAAGTTCCGGCCTGCCTGGTACCCGCGCTACGTGCTGTTCCCGGCCGTCCGGGACCTGCCGCGGATCCTGTTCGTCGTGCTGGAG